The genomic interval AAGCCGCTTGGCAAACATAAACGAAAACAATCAAACATGAAACTTATTCCTCagctaaaaatttatttgacgaTCGAAAAATCGGCTCTTGATTGAATACGAAATCAAATCCTCGTAACGGCATTATCCAATGCCACAGTATTTCACAAACTGTAAATTGTAAACAGTTGATAAATACGCGTCACGAATGTTGACAAAGTTGGCGGTTACATCGATTATGCGGGTACGCCGCGATACCTAATTCGTTTTAGACCGCACTTTAGTAAGATTCATGCTGTAACTTTTTTGACATAATGCTACTTTTGTGTAAAATCGCGATCTGTcatgcaaaattttatgttggcactgattattattattatagcagcAAGTCGATTCTGGATAATCTGCATCAACCATTGTTACAATCTCAAattgttatgattggctgaatttatggcatTCTTGTTGCTCTAGGGGCCCTACTGCGGTTCAGTATTGACAGCTATAaaatcactgactgactgacacacgCAAACACTTCATGGCATGTCAGCCAATCTGTCTTCCGTTATTtgctaaaatgcattgttgcagctAAAATCCCCTTAAATTCAGGCAATTACCCCAATTGAGATTGTTATAATATTGTTGAGGTTGTTCCTGACCCGTGGTCGATTACGGAAAAgtgcatcaatcattgctacaatctcaattgttgtagATGACTAATTTTATTGCAACAACGCATTTTAGCCAAAAGCGAGAATATCAGTCAATCAGAATCGATTGCGATCGGCTATGcatagctgtcattctaccgtaaAGATTGACAGGCGTGACGATCGCTATCGCCTGTGTCGTTTCTCACTATTGGGgtgaaatgcattgttgcagaaTGAACATAAATTCAGTCAATGATGATTGAGATTGTAATGATGATTGATACAACTTCTTCGGAATCGACGGGCTGTTTATGGCGATGACAAATCGTGACTCTTGTGCAAATATCGCtaattatcattttttataGTACAGATCGGCATGTGATACAGTAGGTACGTTACTACCAGTGTATCTGTAATTTCAACTTTTGTGACGGGTATGGTACAGCTCTaactttaagtaggtagattataatttaggtaaaaatacaattttgtataagattataaaaataataaacaattttattatttgttatgtctcaatgtaaaaaataaatgttttgtgTTGTAAGGAAActgtttagttttatttctaaCTAGCTTAGGCAGTTGGCTGACCGCTGACGATTTGTGAGAAATGGGTTGAGCTAAAAAACTAGAGAGTTGGTGGGAAACGAGAAGCGAATGTGTACTTAATAgggatagttttgtcgctgggctatgagcgaGTGTGCGAGTGCGACGGGCGAGTAATCGCACACCATACATTAATCCCTGCGCAAACTGTGCAAGTGTTTTGACCACCAATAAAGCTTTGCTGAGCGAGTTTTTCTTGATAGCTCTAGTGGAGAGAGAGAGTTCTCGCCGGCAGTGTGCAGTCAGCTACGGTATTATGACACGGAATCATACATATACctacgtttcttgagcgagaaaatagtcaaTAGCTAGTCGCATCCTCGTCGCGGCAAGTGTTACAATTCGACTCGCGCACGATACGTTGATAGCATCATACCCTTTCACAGTGGTAACCATAAGtttcaacaaaatcacaaacgATGTGCGAACGCAGTTAGGTAGCTATTggtaacgaacagacagacagaaacattGGACCTAGAGAGAAGTATATTCATTGCATTGAACTTTACCTACTTCCTAGTAAAACTAACATTTGATCCGAATTAATAAGGTGATAAGGAAATAGGAACAAAAGGCAAAGAACAAaggtatatataataaataggtataaattaaacatcattttatttaacagaatataaaacctttaattttccataataataccatctaatataatatcatatctGTAACCGTCCACCTTACGCATCACCTCTTCAACGCGTTCCCTGTATCCcttcgtccatgtggactacacaaatgaacccctattttgcccccttaggaattgaattttcaaaaatcctttctcatcGGACGTCTACGTAATAATAGCTCTGCATGCCTAATTTCAAACCAATCCAttaagtagtttgagctgcgtattgatagatcagtcacttTTCCCCttacatattacatatttagactagctgatgcccgcaacttcgttcgcgtggatgtagattttttaaattcccgtgggaactctttgattttccgggataaaaagtagcctatgtgctaatccagggtataatctatctccattctaaatttcagcccaatccgtccagtagtttttgcgtgaaggagtaacaaacatacacacacacacacacacacacatacaaactttcgcctttataatattagtgtgatttataaacttttaattaattcGAAAAAGAGAAATCTGTTTCTGAATCAGTTTTGGTCAATTTTATATTAAGACCTGCTTAATTTTATACCCAACGTTTATCCGTGACTTGGTAAGTGGTCCATTTTTGCACAGTGTAGGGACTATACTCAAGCCACTGTCAAACGTCACTTAATGCATCACGCAATGATTTAAATGGTTTTTCTTAGGACTAGTCATAAAATTCTTCATTTTATAAGTTACTCCTAGCGCCAACAAACTGCCATCTGCTCTCTCCATCAACGGTCACACATTTGACCTTATTCTCTTTGGTCAATTTCGTGAGATGATGATTGACATTGTAGGCGGCGGCCGGCCACAGGTGCTCAGGAGTCTCCGTGTAGATAATTTTGACTAGATCCATCTCGTTAAGTTGTTTGTCTGAATTCTTTTCCAGTGTCTCAAGAATTTGCTTCTCACGCTGGTTTCTGTGCTCTATGTAATATTCTATCTTTTGTATCGGATCCTGCAAAAAAAGATTCATTAATTATGATTTGAAGTGCTTCAAAGTGCAGAAATCCTGTTCGGCTAGAAGTAAAGTTCAAATATTACAACTGCAGAAAAAGGCCGCCAAACAGAATAGCTGCTTTGAGACTGCCATATTTTATGCTTATGGAAGGAAAAAAAAGGagaggaagaccaaagaaaaggtggatggattggtGTAAAAGGAGTGGATAATGTATAGGTGGATTACAGAAATGAGTGGAAAAAGAAGACATGTTGTACCAACCGGGACCCCACGTAGCGTGGAATAAGGTCAGGCAGAAGGAGATATTTTGACAGGCTAGTTTTGTACCTTACACAGAGGATTTAAAGTTCAGTTTACTTGgaaattattttagaaaagacGTATTGACTCTGCCGCAATGCCACAGTAGTGCTAATTTAGAccataaataaatgaaacaaatacatattatttacaagTCAAAAAAATTCTGCAAGTATCTTTGTGAAAAGCATGACAGTTCATTTAGCATATTGATTTACTCATCAATTTAGTTTAGCACCAACAATCGGTTAGTAGTCAATGGTTTTCAATAGTTCAGTTTCGTTTCTCCAGAGAAAAAataaacccttataggattcctttaccatttatattttatttatttatttaaggattTACTTTATTGGTTcgagatttaataaaaaaattatagtaggAATTTTTTGGGATAGTAATGCAATTCCTAGTAATTCCTAGCTCCTTCCGCATATTATTATGACTTGTTTAACAGTAGGAACTATTTCAACTGTAATGTTTAATGATTATTAtcaaatgttagtgataatagcCATGAAGCAAGGCCAACAGTATGCAGGAAATGAAATGGCTAAATTTGGATCTCTAAATTGGTCTCCTGTTCAATTACCAACTTTAGAGAAATGAGGTGACAAGAAATAGAATGATGAGAAGTTCCTTACTTCAACAACATTTCCATGTCCAGGATAAATAACGGTGGGCTTCAAATCTAGTATCCTCTGCAAACTCTTCATATACGTGTAGAGATCCTCAAACACTGCCGTCCCCTCCCCCAGTATACAGTCACCACTGAAGAGTATATTCTCTTCAAGTAAGGTTAGTACTACATGATCTGTGGTGTGACCTGGGGGTAAATAAAAGAGTCATTATACcaaagaatatttaatagtacctTTCAGGTATAGAAGAAACATTCCCTAAAGACGTccaaataaatagcgactcttgtcaCGGCgaaataaagtgcaattcagcttgcACAATACTGCaatctaaaatttaataaacatctCTCTTTCTATCTCATAAACTCTAATCTCACTCTCTTTCTTATGAGAAAAGATTTATGCGGGAGCCGTCGAACAGGCGCGGCGCCGTAGGTATAATTCTCGGATCATTTGACCAAGTGGTTCTGTACTGATACTTCTGAAAATTGTTCTGCATTTGTCACATCCAAgtattgactgatctatcaacgcacagctcaaactactggacgtatcAAGCTGATATTTGGCTTGaggatagctattatgacacaGACATCTgagaagaaaggatttttgaaaattctacccctaagggggtaaaatagggtttgTAATTTGTGAGGTCCgaatggacgaagtcgcgggcattagctagtaggtactaaatactaaatttaataataaaaataaaaagtaaaaatttagcGAATAAGGTGAAAAACCTATAATTCTGTTATAATGACCTGGTGTATGGTGTATTTTGATTGTGGCTCCCTCAACTGTGATCTCTTGTCCGTCGGAGAGCCAGTTGAGTGGGATTGTGTTGGGCAGCTGACTGTCAGGCATGTCGATTGGGTCCCGTCTGTGCTTCCACACCTTCGGGCTTTCTAGAAATATCAAATCATAATAAGGATGCTATCTTCTTTtctatctttttctaatttcttaTGAAATGATGTTGTTTAGTTTAGAAAAGGGGTCAGATATTTTACCAACTTGCAATATAAGTGTTATTTTTACCCTGGAAACCATTATGTTTTAGGTTTTACCTGTCTTTAAGCAAATGTTCAGTTTTACAAACTTGCAATAGATCCATATAAGTTCTCCACTCCGCCAATGTGATCGTGATGCCAGTGTGTCACCACAATGTGTTCAATGTTAACCTTCTCAGATGCAACCACATTGGACAGATGTTCCTGGTAATCTTTTATGTCTTTGTCACCTGTATCAAGCAAAATGCGGCTGAAAATATCAGATAAAGATATTAGTTGAGTTTATCAAATTGATGTATTGTAGCtgtagttataaataatttgataACTTAGTGAGAAGAAATATACTAATAACTTTTAGTGACAACAATCAGGGGTACaggtttaatgaaacttccaCACCCCCTccaagcccgcttccatcttacactgtattatcacttaccacctggtgagattACATTGgaatgaaaagaaaataatgataatgatagcATAGTGGTCAAGACATTGGTCTTCTATTCGGGAGATCAGGGGTTCCATCCTGGGCACACACTTCTGACTTTTCGgggttatgtgcattttaagcattCAAATATCACTTCCTATAaataatggtgaaagaa from Maniola jurtina chromosome 1, ilManJurt1.1, whole genome shotgun sequence carries:
- the LOC123867950 gene encoding beta-lactamase-like protein 2 homolog; amino-acid sequence: MAAVIPAVTRLSSRIIRILGCNPGPMTLQGTNTYLIGTGKNRILLDTGDKDIKDYQEHLSNVVASEKVNIEHIVVTHWHHDHIGGVENLYGSIAKSPKVWKHRRDPIDMPDSQLPNTIPLNWLSDGQEITVEGATIKIHHTPGHTTDHVVLTLLEENILFSGDCILGEGTAVFEDLYTYMKSLQRILDLKPTVIYPGHGNVVEDPIQKIEYYIEHRNQREKQILETLEKNSDKQLNEMDLVKIIYTETPEHLWPAAAYNVNHHLTKLTKENKVKCVTVDGESRWQFVGARSNL